The genomic segment ttttaactaaaatttaaaaataatagatactcaagaaatattattattatttttttttatttatttattttttttttgtagaatATCTTGCCTTTATATACAATGACGGAATCAGGTTTTCATTTCTATCCGAGCTAAAAATTTTTAAGCCATCTCTTTTTTATGAGTTGAGCTTGTACCTTTTTATTTGTAAAATTGAGTCATCGAGCAATTGACaaattgaaatataaatttaatgtataaaaaataggaaaaaaaaaaaatgggtcGCTCGGACTACTGCTCGGGCGAAGCAACACATGGCTCCACCCTTGATATCCCCTTTATTTATGTGTATAATATAAAAAGAGAAGATGTATTAATGTTCCTCAATTCTTAATATATACTAATAAAAGATGCGCACGCGTTGtatgtgttatttttattttaatttgataaAATGACACTTAACAATTaacatgaaattattttcaatttagaagagtttttcgatttaaaaagaaaattttgtttagatttttttctaTGTAAAATATGGAGTGACTTGAGGAGGTGTTTAGTAGGATAATAAAGATAATTatggaattaaatattttggtgtcaTCTAACATAGTTACTCTAAATATATCATACTTAATAATATAACATAATttataatatagatatatagagACATATTGAATGTTTTATGCAGTTGTTGACTGTTGTAAGGGGGACAATGATATTTTAGAAATTGCATGAAacacattaattaaataattgggtCAAAGAAATCTAATGCACAAAATCAAagcaatttaattttaaatatgaaacTATCTCACCTAAtaatgttgaaattttattttgtgtgaccaatatatttacatatgtgtgtgtatatatatgtctGCAGAAATGTGTGATCGACAGAAAGTATCAcaaattaaaattattgaaagtGATGGCAGCTCTAAATGTTTTCTCCTGCTCGTTTTTGCTGCTTCTCTGCGTCAGTGCGTGCATGGTACAAATATTTCAAGACCTTATTTATAGTAACTAACAAGTCACTTGTTAGGTTATATTTGAATTTAAAGTTCTTCGATTTCTTTACttagtttttattttcttttttttttggaaaaaaattttcaataatgattaataaaattaaaactttaTTCGAAACTGGGTGCTGATATATATCTTCTTCTTTCaaatatattgtttttttatattttttatccaataattatttttaatgcgtTCTAGAAAAACATGTTATTTTATCTGAGTTGGTGGTTTAGAGGGAAAAACTGTTGTGATTTCAATCTAATGTCACTGACCAAATATACCAAAACAACAATTGTTTAACATAAAAGGTTAATGTTTTAgatctgattttttttaatgatttttaatttttttcgaaATATTCCGATTGTCTCAATGAAATTTTGATCGGGCTACACAGGGTCTGGACTGGTGTGTGGTGAAGCAAGGTGCCTCAGAACAGTTCATGAAAACCTATCTTTATTCAGTTTGCCACGAGGGAGAATATTGCAATGCAATAAAGCCTGGAGGAGATTGCTTCCTCCCCGACAACATAGTCAGCCATGTCTCCTATATTCTTAACCTCAGATACAGGCAATTCAATGTGTGCCCAGAATATCATGCCGCCATAACCACCACCGATCCATGTAAGTTATTATGGCTCATCCTTAAATTTTTGCTGTGTAATtttatatacaaaaaaaaaaggtttttATACGAAATTTACTTGATATAAAAAAGGTAAAGtagatgaaaaattattttgtaaatCGTACATATTCAGCGTACGAAATTACTTGGTTTTATTTCTTGCAGCTCACGGTACGTGCAAGTACACATGAATGGATTGGACGGGGCACTATGGTTTTACTAAAGTGGAGATAATAATTTCTTTATGTTGATTAAACATGTATCAgtttatacatacatacatacatatatatatatatatatatatatatatatatatatggatggCTTTTATTTCGGGAAAAAAAAAACTCGTAAATGAATTCATCATGggttccatatatatatatttttttaaaaaaaattaataaaatggtAAAGACTATATATTCAGAATTTTTATCTAATTTTGATGCATTGGGATATACTTATCTGGATAACCATTATTCTAATTTTCAGACCTTTTATAGTGGGTGGAACCATTGTTCTGgcatttctttaattttgagaCTTGATTTTagagttatttattttttaagaacATAATGGATATGGTTCTTTGAGTTGGGGCATGAGCTGGGAGCTCGGTCTTGGTGGCTCTAATCACTTCGAATCACGGCATGGTCGAGCCTAGTACACCCCGCAAGCCGGTGAATGTAAACAAGTCTCCGACTATGCAGTTAGAATTTGGTTTGGATTGTGAAGTCCGCTAAATTAAATCAGCCGCCTCTTTAAGTTGTCAAACTTGTGCTCTTGTCAAACAAAGTTCTTAAAATTCTCAGATAGTACCATTTGAAAGCCAGTCATTTGCCGTTCGATATGTGCTTCAACAACAAATAAAACAAACCAAAACAAGAGCACATCCTTTTAAATAGCAAGAAACTCCAACAAGAAAAATGTCCATATCCACTTTGTACCATCAAGTTTCAAATTCACGATGTCATCCAGCGGAGTATACAATCCAATTTCTATACAACATCACACACTCGTAGTGTATATAAATCCCATTACTTTTGGATCCAAAACCACCACAATACAAGATCAAAACATCACAACTTATCCGAGAAAAGGTGAAAAATCAGATGTCTTTCAGCAAGAAAATGATCTTCCTAGTACTAGTTGCACTTACAATATCCCAAACGGCAAAGGCAGGAGATCCTGATATCCTCACCGACTTTATCCTACCACCAAACTTGTCCCAAGTCGATGGAAACTTCTTCACATTCACCGGTCTCCGATCACTTGTTTCCGACCCAATCCCTCCATCCTTCAAAGTTTTAAAAGCAAACATGGAACAACTCCCTGCCCTAAACGGACAGAGTGTATCCGGTGCTGTCTTAGTATACCCGGGCCAATCCGTAAACCCAGTTCACACGCACCCCCGATCCGCCGAGCTCTTGTTCGTGATCATGGGTTCATTGGAGGTCGGATTTGTGGATTCAAAAAATAAGCTCTACACTCAAACTTTGCAAACAGGTGACATGTTTGTGTTTCCTAAAGGACTGGTTCATTACCAGTATAATGCTGATTCCAAGAATCCGGCCATCGCTATTTCTGCATTCGGGAGCGCTAATCCGGGCACTGTTTCTTTGCCAAACACCCTGTTTAATTCCACCATTGATGACAGTGTTTTGGCTATGTCTTTCAAGACTGATGTCGCCACCATTTCGAAGATTAAGGCAGGGTTACAGGGATGATCAACTTTTTATGTtccttttttatgatttttagatgGGATTTATGGGGTTTCATTAAACTTTGTAATGAATAAAAGGGCCTTTACTTATTGGAAGGgaatcatatatattttttcaacacACAGACCTTGTGTCCAGCTGATAAATTTCTTTGTTTAGGCCTTCAAGTTTTAGTTTTTTTTGGGTAAATTTTTACTTTGACAATAACTTGGCCTAGAAAAATTGAATTTCAATTTCGATTTAATTTCCTTAGCCCTCATGCAATATAGCATCCTTTTATTTTGTTACATACTGAcctttcatttttaaaaatatttctcagATTATTTTATTGTAAGTGTTCTATAAATACAGGCATGACTTTAATTAACACCCGCCACTTGAATCAAGGTTTTCTTCATAGGATGAAACTTTGACAAAGCAATGCCCTCCACGCGAATACCCATTAGCTAGAATTTGGTTGGATTATGAAGTCTGTTAAAGAAAGATGTTTTCAAACTAGTGCTCGATCTTGTCAAACAAAGCACTTAAATTTCTCAGATATTACCATTTGAAAACCAGTCATTTTCTGTTTGTTTTGGGTTTACACCACATGTAagataaaacaaaacaaaacaaaagcaTATGCTTGCTGAAATCAAGAAACACCTTCAAATATGATGTTTTTTAGTTTTTGATTTAATCTGGGGATGTCCAATGTATTTGTAACATTAATTTTTTACCCATTTTAATGAAAacagttttattaaaaaaaaaaaagaaaaagaaacacCTTCAAATTATTTTAGAGTGAATTGATGTCAAAGTCATTTGTGGACACGTTTTTGACCGACTTATTAGTTAGCTTCCAGTCAGGCGGGGATTAGTTAATATTTATTGATCCAACCAGGAAGGTTCCTATCACTTTCCACACGCACTCTTCTCCTATGGAACAACTCGGGGGCGCCGTCACCCGTTCCCTCAACCACCGCCGTAGCCCTCCCTCCGCCGATAGGTTCTTGGGAACCTTTCAGCCTCAATCATCCGCTGCCACGCCTCCGCTAGAACTCTCCGAGCACGATATTTTCAGCTCCTCTTCCGGTAGTGTTTCCCCATCGAACCTCGACGCCAACCCGAGCCTCAGCCCCACCGCGAACGCTCAGAATCACGGCCAGAAGAATCATGGTATCTTAGCTGCCTTGAATGATAGCTCGAAAGCCCGATCAGGATCCAGTTCCAGGCCCGTGTTCAACCACAAGGCGGCCACTTCGGTGTCGCTCTCCTCGTCCTCTTCCACTTCCCCCTCCACGTCGTTCTCGTCTCGGATAATGATACCAAAGCGGCCTCCACCTATGCCTTCTCAGGTGGACAGGATGCGTTTGTACCACCAATCGGTACCGGTTAATGTGCCGGTGATTCCTGAAGCTTTGCGAAAGAAGGTGATGGAATTTGAAGGTGTCTTACCGGAAGAGGAGGAGGAGGAAGTGGAGGGGAACGGGGTGATATTGCCGCCGCATGAGGTGGTGGCGGCGCGGCATTCGCCTATTTTGGCATGCTCGGTGATGGAGGGGGTTGGTAGGACATTGAAAGGGAGGGATCTCAGGCAGGTGCGCAATGCCGTTTGGCGAAAGACAGGTTTCAGCGATTGATTGTTTCATATCTGTTCTTATTGTTGCTTTAGTTACTGTGTAAGGTATTTGATGTCTTTAACTCGGGAAGTGTGTAATTTGATGTTCTTTGTATAGATGCTGAGGATATTGTAAATATATTCTATTCGACTGAAACTTATATTGCCATTATTTGTATATCATCTGAGTTTCCTTTCCAAGTAATGGGTGGAAGAATCATTTTTTATCTTGTTTCTTGATTTATTCATCTCCAGCTTGGTCTGGCTCTTGCTCTGTTTTGTTTGAATGCCCAATCCTCCCATGAAGTGTGCTCCTTGGCCACAAAGAATGTGGCTTGATGTGCTCTAAATGCTCTAGAGCTCATTAACCATACTGTAAATATAGCCTATAGGAATCGCAATTCAGTAATCATTAATTTCTGTTCTGAGAATGTTGGATATTTGTTTATTAGTGCAATAGATTGTAATACAAATTGCATTATGTTTTCACcaaaaagatttcatatttAGATGCTCAAATATTACGTCTTGATATGCTTGCTTCGACAAGGCGCGCCTCTGGCCTTAATCATAGCCTTTGAGCTCCACGCTACCTGCATAGGCTCCATTCCTTGTATTGTATCTCCAATAGCTATGGTTTTGGAGCTGTGGCCCTTGCGTAATTTATTCATGCATTAAGTTTCATTGCTTACAGTTGGATGGATTATGTCTTCAACCTCATCCTGCAGCATTACCTCTGATTCACAATTAGCAATTCATATTGCGCATATCATCTTGGTCTGAAAATAGATATGACCCTGATCTCTGATGTCTAAAATTATACACAACTAATAGAGTTGTAAGGCCTGAAAAGAATTGAGACCTTTGAAATATTAATCGATTTGATTTGTCGATGGTCACGACGACGATGGTTTTCTTGTAGAAGTGGTATATTTGTGAGGCAGCATTTTCTGTACAACTTTGGCACATAGGTGTTTTTGTGTTCATTTTTTGAGTTGGTTATTCTTTTGAAGGATGTGCCCTTGAATAAATGATATGTGAGTAAAGGATATTATATCTCTATATTATTACTGCTGCATTATAATGGTGTGGTTTGGATTCACCATTTGGAATTGACAAAACGAAATCTGTTACATTTTTTGGTAAATTCTCTTTCTTCTTCctcatcttcttctttttccaAATACAATGCAATACATTAAACATGTATCACGTAGAAAACAACGAATGAGTTTTACAGGGGAAAATTGTTTTTCGGTTACATATCTTTGATTTTTTGCGATTTCGATTTTCTATTGttgtcaaattttatttttatttcgttttttgttattgtttttttgCAATTAATTTAGTTCTTATTTTCAACGTAGTATCGATGTAGCATCAATGCATTGTATGTGACttgaatattatattatacaaAAAACACTACGTTTAAAGTAAGAATTTTTCCTCATAATCTCAATCTTTTTCTCTACGAATTATCTAGTCCTTGAAAATATTGTACCTAAAAAAGTAACTTATAGGCATGGACGTTATTAACTTCACAACTAATGTCTCTTGAGATGTGTTGTGTGTTTATATAATCGATATAACATGTAtttgtttaatatatttttttcgttACAAAAAATAGAGTGTCCGTGTACTAAGATGATAATAATTACAAATTGCTAAAATACCcccaattaatttttataatttaaaaaaaaaaactttcaagATATCAAATACTACACACAACAGATGCTGAGATAGAATCAAAAGATATATATGATAGATTCGCTAGGCACAAAATaaatagacaaaaacttgtgtgagacaatctcacaagtcgtattttgtgagatggatctcttatttgagtcatccatgaaaaaaattattactttttatgctaatagtattacttttattgcaaatatcaGTAGATTTTATCattctcacagataaagattcgtgagaccgttttacaaaagacctactcaaataAATAGGGGTAAAATAACATTATTAAAAGTATGAGGGTGTATTTGTTAATTAATCTCAATATTTTCCTTGAGGAAGGGAGGAGGAGAGAAGTTGAGCAAACAAGCATATACCGCGAACTTGCCAGTAAAGTTTTATTTGCAATGAATTCTCGTTCTAAAATTGCTCAGTTCATCAAGTAGATTTTGATGTGCTTCGTAATGCAGCTAAATCCTGGCAAGATGAGTTTGAGCCTTTACCAAAGCCTTTGCTAGCAGTCAACATTGGAGGGCCTGCAAGTGATCTCTCTTGCTTACCCTGGTGACGAGCCTTCTTCATGTTTATTAATTGTTGTTTTTAATGCAATTTTACTTTGGACAATTCTCTGTTATATGATATCTGTAACTTCTTTTTAGCCCTGTGAAAAaagttaaattgatatttttttacgGTCTCATGAGTAATTTCTGGGCTTAGTGCAAAACCTGGAGTCTGACGGATTGGGCCTTGTATTCTTGCTCCCCTGGTGCTTCTTAGTAACCATAGTTACTATATCCTCATTTGGAAGTAtcctgaattttattttttccacTTTATGGATGATGTGTGGTCGTTTCCAACAAGTGAATAATGCAACAAAATACAGTTTAGTTGTCGGATAAAACCATGAGTTGTAAGTCTTAAGCCATAGTTAAATATTGACAAAAACTATATGGAATTGATTCATTATTTCAAAAagtgaacataaataaatattgagtTTAACATACGTCAACCCAATAAATCCCAGCTGTAGCATCTATCACGTTACAATTTGCTTTCACGATTAAAAAAACTCATGTAAAAACTCAATTTTCTAGGCAATAACATCTGACGAAAATCAAGTCTAAACAAAACTTTTTATCACACCTACGAAACATACAACTGAGAACCAGAGAAGAAAAGAGCCCATCCATAGGTGCCTCGGGGAAAAAATGAATGTTGGCAAATCTTATCCGTAATCTAGGTCAATTTAAGCTACAAAAAACAGTCTGCAGAGACTTAACTGAAATGTGATGAAAAAAGGAACGTGGCCACCGCTTAATTAAGCAGAT from the Primulina tabacum isolate GXHZ01 chromosome 16, ASM2559414v2, whole genome shotgun sequence genome contains:
- the LOC142529961 gene encoding putative germin-like protein 9-2, with product MSFSKKMIFLVLVALTISQTAKAGDPDILTDFILPPNLSQVDGNFFTFTGLRSLVSDPIPPSFKVLKANMEQLPALNGQSVSGAVLVYPGQSVNPVHTHPRSAELLFVIMGSLEVGFVDSKNKLYTQTLQTGDMFVFPKGLVHYQYNADSKNPAIAISAFGSANPGTVSLPNTLFNSTIDDSVLAMSFKTDVATISKIKAGLQG